One segment of Candidatus Cloacimonadota bacterium DNA contains the following:
- a CDS encoding ABC transporter permease: MGANDISIFSIGFLLLLLLPIFYIGYKLKLRFNKRVIISVARMILQLAFVGFYLQYLFKFNNSWLNFAYLLIMIAVASFSVLHSANFKIVKFIIPIFISILIPQVLMILFFNKFVANIDNIFNAKYLVPIGGMLLGNCLKGNIIALNNFWDNIRENEKIYMYDLALGANRYQALKPFVTKSILAATNPTIASIATIGLVSLPGMMTGQILGGSVPLVAIKYQIAIMIAIFIAQFFSVLLSIFFSTKLGFDGFDMIKSSLFKTVKKKKNKKVLTTS, translated from the coding sequence ATGGGTGCAAATGATATAAGTATTTTTTCCATTGGATTTCTGCTGTTACTGCTTCTTCCGATTTTTTATATCGGTTATAAACTAAAACTACGTTTCAACAAAAGAGTTATCATTTCTGTTGCTCGCATGATCCTGCAGCTTGCGTTTGTAGGATTTTATCTGCAATATCTTTTCAAATTCAACAACTCCTGGCTCAATTTTGCCTATCTTCTTATCATGATAGCAGTTGCATCTTTCTCTGTTCTTCATTCTGCGAATTTTAAAATTGTTAAATTTATAATTCCAATCTTTATCTCGATACTCATTCCCCAGGTTCTCATGATTCTATTTTTTAACAAATTTGTAGCAAATATAGATAACATTTTCAATGCTAAATATCTTGTTCCTATTGGTGGAATGCTGCTGGGAAATTGTTTGAAAGGCAACATAATAGCACTAAACAATTTCTGGGATAATATCAGAGAAAACGAAAAGATATATATGTACGATCTGGCTTTGGGAGCGAATCGATATCAAGCATTAAAACCTTTTGTAACTAAAAGTATTCTGGCTGCAACCAATCCCACTATCGCTTCGATTGCAACGATTGGACTTGTTTCACTTCCCGGTATGATGACCGGACAGATTTTAGGCGGATCGGTTCCATTGGTTGCCATCAAATATCAAATCGCTATAATGATCGCCATTTTCATAGCACAATTTTTCAGTGTTCTGCTTTCTATCTTCTTCTCAACCAAGTTAGGATTCGATGGTTTTGATATGATCAAATCTTCTCTTTTCAAAACTGTTAAGAAGAAGAAAAATAAAAAAGTTTTAACCACTAGTTGA
- a CDS encoding ATP-binding cassette domain-containing protein → MIEFRNLSLKVKNRVLFDNYNLKIKKGEKIVITSISGKGKTTLFRLLLGFQQPDSGEILIDGKQLNPKSLIELRSFFSYVSQDVDLQKITLDELLDVIFSYDVNKDLERNDKKLFELLERFNLNEEYLEKIIPELSGGERQRIGLIICCLLQRPIWLLDEPTSALDQEMKKLVVDHVMSSNSTALIISHEKMWLEAQNIREVKW, encoded by the coding sequence TACTTTTTGATAACTACAATCTGAAGATCAAAAAAGGTGAAAAAATAGTCATAACTTCTATTTCGGGAAAAGGTAAAACAACTCTATTCAGATTACTTTTAGGATTTCAACAACCAGACAGCGGAGAAATATTGATTGATGGAAAACAGCTTAATCCCAAATCTTTAATAGAATTACGCAGTTTTTTTTCTTATGTGAGTCAGGATGTTGATCTGCAGAAAATAACTTTGGATGAATTATTGGATGTAATTTTTTCTTACGATGTGAATAAAGATCTGGAAAGAAATGACAAGAAATTATTCGAATTATTGGAAAGATTCAATCTGAATGAAGAATATCTCGAGAAAATAATTCCGGAACTTTCCGGTGGCGAAAGACAACGCATCGGACTGATCATCTGTTGTCTGTTGCAAAGACCGATCTGGCTGCTGGACGAACCAACTTCCGCTCTGGATCAAGAAATGAAAAAACTCGTTGTAGATCATGTGATGTCTTCAAATTCTACAGCATTAATAATTTCTCACGAAAAAATGTGGTTAGAAGCGCAAAACATCAGAGAGGTGAAATGGTAG